GACAATCTGAACCTTCTCGGGAGTGACCTCGCCGAGGCACCTGACGGCCAGTGCGGGGCCGGGGAATGGCTGCCTCTCGGAAGCTTCCACGCCCAGAACGCGGGCGACCTGCCTGACCTCGTCCTTGTAGAGGTCCCTGAGGGGCTCGCAGAGGGTCATGCCCATATCCTTGGGGAGACCTCCGACGTTGTGGTGGGACTTGATGGTGTCGCGGGTACCGTCTCCGGACTCGATCCAGTCGGGGGCGATGGTTCCCTGAAGCAGACAGGTGGCACCGAATTCGCGGGCATATCTCTCGAAAACCCTGACGAACTTCTCTCCGATGATCTTCCTCTTCTGCTCGGGGTCCTCGACGCCTTTCAGAGCCTCGAAGTACTCGTCGGCCGCACGGGCGATCTTGTAGTTGATGCCCATGTGCTGCATCATGGCCTCGACCTCTTCGGTCTCGCCCTTCCTCATGAGGCCGTTGTCGACATAGACTGCCAGGAGACGGTCGCCGATGGCTTTGCTGGCAAGGGTGGCGGCAACCATGCTGTCGACACCGCCGGAACAGGCGATGATGGCCTTGGCAGGTGCAGGGATGCTGCTCTGGATGAGCTCGACGGCCTCGTCGATGAATTCCTGCTCGTCGAAGAAACCGACCAATCACTGCACCTTCCCGGCTTCACCGACGACGAAGTCGGAATCCTTCTCGACCTTCTCGGCCATGGCCTTGCGGTCGTCCGCAAGCTTCTTGGCGAGTGCGGAATCGAACAGTGCCAGCATCTCGATTGCGAGAGTTGCCGCATTGTCTCCGCGGTCCATACCGACGGCTGCCACGGGGATTCCCGGGGGCATCTGCACGATGGAGAGCATGGCATCGTAGTTCAGGGAACCGCTGACGGGTACTCCGATCACGGGCTTGGTGGTGAACGATGCGATGACTCCGGGAAGGGCTGCGGACAGTCCTGCGATGGAGATGAAAACAGATGCGTCGGTACCGGTGACGAGCTGTTCTACCCTCTGGGGGGTCCTGTGGGCGGAAGCGACCGCGATATCGTAAGCAACGCCGAATTTGTTCAGGACCTTGATGGCCTTCTCGGCGATGGGGAAATCGCTCTTGCTTCCCATAATTATGAAGACTTTTGCCATAAAGGGATGACTGTGAAAAAAGTAATAAATTTTTTCGAGAAGAGAATGGCGGCCGGGAGACCCAGCCGCCTGGAATGGTTTTAATCAGCTCTTGAGAACGGTGACAAGGAAGATTCCAACAGCGATGAGAGCACCGATGAGGATTCCGATGAGGTAGACGATGGCGTTGTAGACGATGTTCCATCCGTCGATACCGTCGAAGGGAGAGATTCCGCTCCAGTTGATGAGATAGACCCAAATAAGTCCGACTACGAGTCCGATAACGATGATCAGGACACCGAATGCCCTGTTCTTGCCCTTTCCGAAATAGGTGGAGAAGACTCCTGCGAGGATCATCACAATCGAGAAGACGAGAATGATGAGGGTCAGGAAATCCCAGCTGATTATGTCCATGTTTCTTGCCTCCGTAAATCATACCGATGGTACGGTTCAGATACGTCCACAATTACGTTAAAGTTATAAAATGTTCCGTCGCGAGCGCATATAAAAAGCAATAAATAGCCACCCTATCATGGTATTCCATCGATTTCGTGATACCATGGAACTGCTGGGAATCGTTGAAGGAATCACCTCCGAGGGACATGCTCTGGTCAGATGCGCGAGCGTCCCCGAACTGGGTTCGGCCGTTTTCGATAAAGACCGCAACCGCATCGGTTCCGTCAAGAGGATCCTCGGCCCGGTCGACGAACCCTATGCTTCGGTATCCGGCGAAGGGGTCAGCGGCAGCCTGAAGGGCGCCAAGGTCTATTCCGGCCAGGGTGGTAACAATGGCAGGAACAGGGGAAAAGGCAGGAAGCATTGAGGCCTGTCCCTTCTGCGGAAGCGCCGAACTCGAATTCTCAAGAGCCTCGGATGGGGTTACATGCCGCGGCTGCGGGAGACGTTTTTACCTGTCGGATCTGGTTGACAAAAACGAGTCTGGCACTAATGAGAACATGCGGAGACCGAACACTCGCAGAACGGAATCCGCCGAAAGGAATCTTGCCTTCGCATTATCGGAGATAGACCGTGTGACAACTGCCAACGGACTTCCCCGTTCCGTCCGCGATTCCGCAGGTTCAATCTACAGGAGCGCGGTGGAACGCAATCTCGTGAAGGGCCGTCCGATAGATGTCCTGGCGGCCGCTTCCGTATACTGCAGCTGCAGGATCTCCGGAATCCCCCGCACCCTCGATGAGATTGCAGAAAACGCCAACATCGGCAGAAGGGAACTGGGGAGAACCTACCGCCACTTATCCAAAGAACTCGGTCTGGGTCTGTCGCCTGCAAGACCTCAGGACTATATCGGGAGGTACTGCGACGCGTTGAAACTTGGTACCGAGGTCCGCGAGAGAGCCCTGTCGCTCATCAGGAAAGCGTCCGAGAACGATCTCCTTTCGGGACTCGGTCCAGCAGGCGTGACTGCAGCCGCAGTCTACATCTCGGCGATTATCTGCGGAGAGCATCGTTCTCAAAAACAAGTGGCCGAAGCCGCAGACATATCGGAAGTCACTCTCAGGAGCAGATACAGGGAACTGGCTGACGGTCTGGGCATAAGGATCGAGTTCAGCTGAGATTAGGGTCTGAACCATTTGAACTCAAGGTACTCGATCTCTTTTCCGACCCTGCAGAACAGAATCTGTTTCTTCACACCGCCGGAGAGCCTGACCGTACGGGAGATGTCGGGCCACATGGCGACGACGGACCCGGGTACTGCATGGACGAGATACCTGGCATGGCATTCGTCGGGGGACTGTTCGTATACCCTGAAATGGGTCCCGTACTTGAATCCGGTCTTCACCACGAGTCCGCGGTTCCTGAGATCGGTGTATGCCTTCAGACGGAGATCGAATTCGTCCTGGTTCTTCTTCCCGAAAGCGATGAGATCCTCCCGGGTAAGCTGCTTCCCCTTGCGGTCGGAGAGTTCGATCTCCCCTGTGCCCAGGAGGTAGCATCCCTCGATGAGCGAGAGCTGGAGTACACCCTGCATGTTCTTGCCGTAGAAGGCACGTGCATGCGGCCTCTCCCCCTCGTCCGAATCGAAAACGAAAATACGGTCGGAGATCAGCTTTCCGGCCACGGGTTCCGCTCTCTCGGTGGGGGAGATCTTCCCCTCGGGATCCAGGATGGCCATCTTGTAGTAAGTAAGGTCGCCTTCTTCGTCGACCACTCCGTAGAGCAGCTGCTTGCCGCGGTCCTCGCTCTGGGCGATCTCGTCCATGAACTCGTTGATATTCAGGGCGGAACGCTCGGAAACGGCGCACACCATGTAGAGCGGGGCGGATTTGGAAGGGGACATGCCGCGGGGGTAGACCCTCAGGTCAAAACTGCCGGATTCGGGTTTCACGATGAAACCCCTCTCGCGGAGGTCCTTGAAGACGATGTACTTGATGTCGAAATCGCTGATGAGTCCGGAAGCGTAATCGAAAAGGTCGTTGAAAGTCATCTTCTTCTTACGGTAGACGACCTCCAGACGGTT
The sequence above is a segment of the methanogenic archaeon ISO4-H5 genome. Coding sequences within it:
- a CDS encoding phosphoribosylaminoimidazole carboxylase Ade2, whose translation is MAKVFIIMGSKSDFPIAEKAIKVLNKFGVAYDIAVASAHRTPQRVEQLVTGTDASVFISIAGLSAALPGVIASFTTKPVIGVPVSGSLNYDAMLSIVQMPPGIPVAAVGMDRGDNAATLAIEMLALFDSALAKKLADDRKAMAEKVEKDSDFVVGEAGKVQ
- a CDS encoding tRNA intron endonuclease EndA — translated: MSGELKDRSVFIYDVREASQTFSKGNFGYPMSGGALELDLVEAAFLLQLNRLEVVYRKKKMTFNDLFDYASGLISDFDIKYIVFKDLRERGFIVKPESGSFDLRVYPRGMSPSKSAPLYMVCAVSERSALNINEFMDEIAQSEDRGKQLLYGVVDEEGDLTYYKMAILDPEGKISPTERAEPVAGKLISDRIFVFDSDEGERPHARAFYGKNMQGVLQLSLIEGCYLLGTGEIELSDRKGKQLTREDLIAFGKKNQDEFDLRLKAYTDLRNRGLVVKTGFKYGTHFRVYEQSPDECHARYLVHAVPGSVVAMWPDISRTVRLSGGVKKQILFCRVGKEIEYLEFKWFRP
- a CDS encoding transcription initiation factor TFIIB Tfb2, yielding MERNLVKGRPIDVLAAASVYCSCRISGIPRTLDEIAENANIGRRELGRTYRHLSKELGLGLSPARPQDYIGRYCDALKLGTEVRERALSLIRKASENDLLSGLGPAGVTAAAVYISAIICGEHRSQKQVAEAADISEVTLRSRYRELADGLGIRIEFS
- a CDS encoding transmembrane protein, whose amino-acid sequence is MDIISWDFLTLIILVFSIVMILAGVFSTYFGKGKNRAFGVLIIVIGLVVGLIWVYLINWSGISPFDGIDGWNIVYNAIVYLIGILIGALIAVGIFLVTVLKS
- a CDS encoding GMP synthase subunit B GuaAb → MVGFFDEQEFIDEAVELIQSSIPAPAKAIIACSGGVDSMVAATLASKAIGDRLLAVYVDNGLMRKGETEEVEAMMQHMGINYKIARAADEYFEALKGVEDPEQKRKIIGEKFVRVFERYAREFGATCLLQGTIAPDWIESGDGTRDTIKSHHNVGGLPKDMGMTLCEPLRDLYKDEVRQVARVLGVEASERQPFPGPALAVRCLGEVTPEKVQIVREACFIVEDEIRKAADAGESVRPWQYFAVLVPSKSVGVQGDRRAYGYTIAVRAVDSIDGMTATFSRLTMDVLNRISVRITDSMKSQVNRVVYDITSKPPATIEWE